In the Staphylococcus condimenti genome, one interval contains:
- a CDS encoding ATP-dependent RecD-like DNA helicase: MSNPTLFDYSMVKGTVEAILFQNKENFYTVLKVDPIETNEEFDSMPTVVGFFPEIAEGDVYTFKGQAVTHPRYGKQLKAETFEKELPQTKDAIVSYLSSDLFKGIGKKTAENIVDTLGENAINKILDDEQVLAEVPHLSKKKQKQIAEQIYSNQEVEKIMIRLHDLGFGPKLSMNIYQVYQVETLTEIEKNPYQLVYDVKGVGFNKADTLAKNLGIEYNDPERLKAGLLYTIEEECIKQGHTYLPKDYVIEASQDTLSQVHSESIDAQLLEEMIVQLTEEEKLVEADETLSVPSLYYSEVKSVQNLYRIEAHQTKLETIEQSDLQIHIGEIEDVNNVNYAASQKEALETAINSKVMLLTGGPGTGKTTVIKGIVELYAEIHGLSLDYDDYNEDDYPVALAAPTGRAAKRLQESTGLEAMTIHRLIGWSQETKPEDVLENEINAKLIIIDEMSMVDTWLFHQFLNAVPIDAQVILVGDEDQLPSVGPGQVFKDLIDSKVVPRVNLTEVYRQQDGSSIIELAHKMKLGQPIDITQRFHDRSFIPCSADQIPDVVNKVVTSAVKKGYDMSDIQVLAPMYRGSAGIKRLNKVLQDILNPKQEDTREIEFGDVVFRKGDKVLQLVNRPSDNIFNGDIGVIQGIFWAKENELNKDVLVVDFDGNEITFTKQDMMELTHAYCTSIHKAQGSEFPIVIMPVVKQYYRMLQRPIIYTGLTRAKQSLVFLGDSQAFDIGMQTYGQVRMTRMAQLLRDYFGTEMSETTNETENDIDTNEIIAEQNSKVIALSEETIFEIDPMIGMGNVTPYSFANDK, translated from the coding sequence TTGAGCAACCCTACATTATTTGATTATTCAATGGTCAAAGGTACAGTTGAAGCTATTCTTTTTCAAAATAAAGAAAACTTTTACACTGTATTAAAAGTAGATCCAATCGAGACAAATGAAGAATTTGATAGTATGCCGACCGTTGTAGGGTTCTTTCCTGAAATTGCGGAAGGAGATGTTTATACTTTTAAAGGTCAAGCTGTCACTCACCCTCGATATGGCAAGCAATTAAAAGCTGAGACCTTTGAAAAAGAACTGCCGCAAACTAAAGATGCGATTGTAAGTTATCTCTCAAGTGATTTATTTAAAGGCATCGGGAAAAAAACAGCAGAAAATATCGTCGACACACTTGGTGAAAATGCGATTAATAAAATTCTTGATGATGAACAAGTATTGGCAGAAGTACCGCATCTGTCTAAGAAAAAGCAAAAACAAATTGCAGAACAAATTTACAGTAATCAAGAAGTTGAAAAAATCATGATTCGTCTGCATGATTTAGGTTTCGGTCCTAAATTATCGATGAATATTTACCAAGTTTACCAAGTTGAAACACTCACTGAAATTGAGAAGAATCCGTATCAGCTTGTCTATGATGTTAAAGGGGTCGGTTTTAATAAAGCTGATACTTTAGCTAAGAATCTTGGTATTGAATACAATGATCCTGAACGATTAAAAGCAGGATTATTATATACAATTGAGGAAGAATGTATTAAACAAGGACATACGTATTTGCCGAAAGATTATGTGATTGAAGCTTCACAAGATACTTTATCTCAAGTGCATAGCGAATCCATTGATGCCCAATTGTTGGAAGAGATGATTGTACAGCTGACTGAAGAAGAAAAGTTGGTAGAAGCAGATGAAACACTTTCTGTACCAAGTTTATATTATTCAGAAGTTAAAAGTGTACAAAATTTATATCGCATTGAAGCACATCAAACAAAACTAGAGACAATTGAACAATCAGACCTGCAGATACACATTGGAGAAATTGAAGATGTCAATAATGTAAATTATGCTGCATCTCAAAAAGAAGCACTTGAAACTGCTATAAATTCTAAAGTCATGCTGTTAACAGGCGGGCCTGGTACAGGTAAAACAACTGTGATTAAAGGTATTGTAGAATTATATGCTGAAATCCATGGTCTGTCTCTTGATTATGATGATTATAACGAAGATGATTATCCTGTCGCTTTAGCAGCACCAACAGGCCGAGCTGCTAAAAGATTGCAAGAATCTACGGGATTAGAAGCTATGACGATACATCGATTAATCGGTTGGAGCCAAGAAACAAAACCAGAAGACGTTCTTGAAAATGAAATCAACGCTAAGCTGATTATTATCGACGAAATGTCTATGGTCGACACATGGCTGTTCCACCAATTTTTAAATGCCGTTCCAATTGATGCGCAAGTCATCTTAGTAGGAGATGAAGATCAATTACCTTCAGTAGGTCCAGGGCAAGTATTTAAAGATTTAATTGATTCTAAAGTAGTGCCGCGTGTGAATCTAACTGAAGTTTATCGCCAACAAGACGGTTCTAGTATTATTGAATTAGCACATAAAATGAAACTGGGACAGCCAATTGATATTACACAACGATTTCATGATCGCAGTTTTATACCATGCAGTGCCGATCAAATACCGGATGTAGTTAATAAAGTGGTAACCTCAGCTGTGAAAAAAGGTTATGATATGAGTGATATTCAAGTACTTGCACCGATGTACAGAGGCAGTGCTGGTATTAAGCGTCTGAATAAAGTACTTCAAGACATTTTAAATCCTAAACAAGAAGATACACGTGAAATCGAATTCGGAGATGTTGTTTTTCGAAAAGGCGATAAAGTACTGCAATTAGTTAATCGACCAAGCGATAATATTTTTAACGGAGATATTGGCGTCATTCAAGGTATCTTTTGGGCAAAAGAAAATGAATTGAATAAAGATGTGTTAGTCGTTGATTTTGATGGAAATGAAATTACATTTACCAAACAAGATATGATGGAACTTACGCATGCTTATTGTACTTCCATTCATAAAGCGCAAGGTTCAGAGTTTCCAATTGTGATAATGCCGGTAGTCAAACAATATTACCGCATGCTGCAAAGACCGATTATTTATACAGGATTAACGCGAGCTAAACAATCTTTAGTTTTTCTAGGCGACAGTCAAGCCTTTGATATTGGTATGCAAACCTATGGTCAAGTGCGGATGACACGTATGGCACAGCTATTGCGCGATTATTTCGGTACAGAAATGAGCGAAACAACAAATGAAACAGAAAATGATATAGATACAAACGAGATAATTGCAGAACAAAATTCAAAAGTCATTGCGTTATCAGAAGAAACAATATTTGAAATTGACCCGATGATTGGAATGGGTAATGTCACACCTTATAGTTTCGCGAATGATAAATAA